One Chitinophagaceae bacterium C216 genomic window carries:
- the murC_2 gene encoding UDP-N-acetylmuramate--L-alanine ligase — translation MNINLQNIKSPFFIGVAGAGMSAIAQYLRGIGMNVSGSDRFFNEGKAADIKEKLEAEGIQCYKQDGSGITPTTDLVVASTAVEDTVIEIQKAKELGIPIIRRAELLALIAASKKTIAIGGTSGKSTTTAMLFDILTYAGLSPSIISGAGLVSLIKKGKIGNAFVGKSEWLVIEADESDGSIVQYQPSIGVLLNIDKDHKEIEELIQIFGTFRNNSQSFIVNQSNKNAARLSTQLANDFEVNADNSGAGFVASSFVQKGFKISFKINSQPFEINIAGRHNMENATAAVAATSLVGVSLQVASEALQHYEGIYRRCQVLGNKRGVWIVDDFAHNPVKCAAAIKSCQQAANKVVAWFQPHGYAPTRFLRTDFVREITAALRPQDEIWMSEIFYAGGTTTKDISAEDLINDIKAEGKQAFFLADRKNLPDAVKPRLEEGNVLLLMGARDPSLESFSHWVFDNL, via the coding sequence ATGAATATCAACCTACAAAATATTAAGTCCCCTTTCTTCATCGGTGTTGCTGGGGCCGGAATGAGCGCTATTGCACAGTATCTGCGTGGTATAGGTATGAATGTAAGCGGTAGCGATCGTTTTTTCAATGAAGGTAAGGCTGCTGATATCAAAGAAAAACTCGAAGCAGAAGGTATACAATGTTATAAACAGGATGGTAGCGGTATCACTCCTACAACCGACCTGGTTGTTGCTTCTACTGCGGTAGAAGACACAGTTATAGAAATTCAGAAAGCTAAAGAACTGGGCATTCCTATTATAAGACGTGCAGAACTGCTGGCATTAATTGCCGCCAGTAAAAAAACGATTGCAATTGGTGGCACCAGTGGCAAAAGTACCACAACCGCAATGTTGTTTGATATCTTAACTTATGCCGGATTGTCGCCATCTATTATCAGTGGCGCAGGACTGGTGAGCCTTATCAAAAAAGGAAAAATAGGTAACGCGTTTGTGGGAAAAAGCGAATGGCTCGTTATCGAAGCCGACGAAAGTGATGGCTCGATAGTGCAATATCAACCCAGCATCGGTGTGTTATTGAATATTGATAAAGACCATAAAGAAATTGAAGAACTGATACAGATTTTTGGTACTTTTCGAAATAACAGCCAGTCTTTCATTGTTAATCAGTCCAACAAAAATGCAGCACGCTTATCCACCCAACTGGCAAATGATTTCGAAGTAAACGCTGATAATAGCGGTGCCGGATTTGTTGCCTCTTCTTTTGTGCAAAAGGGATTTAAAATTTCATTCAAGATCAACTCACAACCTTTTGAAATCAATATTGCCGGAAGACACAATATGGAAAACGCAACAGCTGCCGTAGCTGCCACTTCTTTAGTAGGCGTATCTCTACAAGTAGCCAGTGAGGCATTACAACATTATGAAGGTATTTACAGACGTTGTCAGGTATTAGGCAATAAAAGAGGGGTGTGGATTGTAGACGATTTTGCGCACAACCCGGTAAAGTGTGCGGCTGCCATCAAAAGTTGTCAGCAGGCTGCTAACAAGGTAGTAGCATGGTTTCAACCCCATGGGTACGCTCCTACCCGTTTTTTAAGAACCGATTTTGTAAGAGAAATTACTGCGGCCTTGCGCCCACAAGATGAAATATGGATGAGTGAAATTTTCTATGCAGGGGGCACTACCACAAAAGATATCTCTGCCGAAGATCTAATTAATGATATTAAAGCCGAAGGTAAGCAGGCCTTCTTCTTAGCCGACAGAAAAAACCTCCCCGATGCGGTAAAACCGCGATTGGAAGAGGGAAATGTACTGCTACTGATGGGCGCAAGAGACCCCTCATTAGAAAGTTTTTCCCACTGGGTGTTTGACAATCTTTAG
- the lpxC gene encoding UDP-3-O-acyl-N-acetylglucosamine deacetylase — protein MDNNFNPDKQHTLKQAVSISGTGLHTGILADVTLKPANAGFGIQFQRVDLPNKPIIKADCDLVSDTSRGTTLEANGAKVSTVEHLLAALVGMGVDNCLIEINGPEVPIMDGSSMPFIEIIEEAGVEEQNAAKIWYSIDENLYLTDEEKRVEMVIMPAREYQITTLIDFNSPVLGTQHAELKTMKNFKEKIASCRTFCFLHELEMLLEHNLIKGGDVNNAIVVVDKPVDDAELERLKKIFKKDNIEVKSEGYLNNLELRFPNEPARHKLLDVVGDLALIGYPVKGRVIANRPGHSTNVAFAKLIKKHIKANKHIKDVPSYDPTVPPVYDLQYIEKTLPHRFPFLLVDKIIDLTDDKIVGIKNVTFNEWFFQGHFPQNPVMPGVLQIEALAQCGGILAINLAGEGQYDTYFLKIDNCKFKQMVRPGDTMILKMELTAPIRRGICEMRGTVYVGNKVATEADLVAQIVKRS, from the coding sequence ATGGATAATAACTTCAACCCCGACAAGCAGCATACTTTAAAACAGGCGGTAAGCATCAGTGGTACAGGGTTACATACAGGAATTCTGGCCGATGTTACATTAAAGCCCGCCAATGCCGGTTTCGGTATCCAGTTTCAACGCGTTGATCTGCCTAATAAGCCTATTATTAAAGCGGATTGTGATTTGGTAAGTGATACAAGTCGTGGCACAACCCTTGAGGCTAATGGCGCTAAGGTAAGCACTGTGGAGCACCTGTTGGCCGCATTGGTAGGAATGGGCGTAGATAACTGTCTGATTGAAATCAATGGTCCCGAAGTGCCTATTATGGACGGTAGCTCCATGCCATTTATTGAAATTATAGAGGAGGCAGGCGTAGAGGAGCAAAATGCAGCGAAAATCTGGTATTCAATAGATGAGAATCTATATCTGACCGATGAAGAGAAGCGTGTGGAGATGGTGATAATGCCCGCACGGGAATATCAGATTACAACACTGATAGACTTCAATTCTCCGGTTTTGGGTACGCAGCACGCCGAGCTGAAGACGATGAAAAACTTTAAAGAAAAGATTGCTTCGTGCCGTACTTTCTGCTTCCTACATGAGCTGGAAATGTTGTTGGAGCATAACCTGATTAAAGGCGGTGATGTGAACAATGCTATTGTGGTAGTAGACAAGCCTGTGGACGATGCCGAGCTGGAGCGTCTGAAAAAAATCTTTAAAAAAGATAATATAGAGGTAAAAAGTGAAGGGTATCTCAATAATCTGGAGTTGCGCTTCCCTAACGAGCCGGCAAGACATAAACTATTGGATGTGGTAGGTGATTTGGCATTAATCGGCTATCCCGTTAAAGGAAGAGTTATTGCCAATAGGCCAGGACATAGTACCAATGTGGCTTTTGCGAAGTTGATTAAAAAACATATTAAAGCCAATAAGCACATAAAAGATGTGCCTAGCTATGATCCTACAGTACCTCCTGTATACGATCTGCAGTATATAGAAAAAACATTACCCCACCGATTCCCGTTCTTGTTGGTGGATAAGATTATCGACCTTACAGATGATAAGATTGTGGGGATCAAAAACGTGACCTTCAATGAGTGGTTTTTCCAAGGACACTTTCCGCAGAATCCGGTAATGCCGGGAGTGCTGCAAATTGAAGCACTGGCGCAGTGTGGAGGTATTTTAGCTATCAACTTGGCAGGAGAAGGACAGTATGATACCTACTTCCTGAAAATTGATAACTGTAAGTTTAAACAAATGGTGCGCCCCGGTGATACGATGATTCTGAAGATGGAACTTACTGCTCCTATTCGAAGGGGAATTTGTGAAATGAGGGGAACAGTATACGTGGGGAACAAGGTTGCAACGGAGGCTGATTTGGTAGCTCAGATTGTGAAACGTTCCTAA